Proteins encoded within one genomic window of candidate division WOR-3 bacterium:
- a CDS encoding GNAT family N-acetyltransferase translates to MQQSTKEEVDVHLRWALRSDSEDFVSLFLLSEPFYQLIFGDRIASAVKKLFESENNLFSYKHVLVADLRSEVAGMLLGYDWETNEREGSRTDLMLLNLVGIEDADKLKVYNEFNNFLERFEKDEYYVSNLAVYEKFRGLGIGNALMEMAEEEARKLGARKMVLDVGSENLSALFFYSKLGFKIREEYKISTGIGSIFKFERMEKEI, encoded by the coding sequence ATGCAACAAAGTACAAAGGAAGAAGTAGATGTACACCTACGATGGGCACTTCGTTCTGATTCGGAGGATTTTGTTTCACTGTTCCTCCTTTCAGAACCCTTTTATCAACTGATATTCGGAGACCGAATCGCAAGCGCAGTCAAGAAATTGTTTGAGAGCGAGAATAACCTTTTTAGTTACAAACACGTTTTAGTGGCTGATCTCCGTTCTGAAGTTGCCGGTATGTTACTGGGGTATGACTGGGAGACGAATGAAAGAGAGGGAAGCCGAACCGATCTTATGCTGTTGAACTTGGTTGGCATTGAGGATGCCGATAAATTGAAAGTTTACAATGAATTTAATAATTTCCTTGAAAGGTTTGAAAAGGACGAATATTATGTCAGCAATCTCGCTGTTTATGAGAAGTTCCGCGGATTGGGTATCGGCAATGCCTTAATGGAAATGGCTGAGGAGGAAGCAAGGAAACTCGGTGCAAGGAAGATGGTTCTTGATGTGGGAAGCGAAAACCTGAGTGCCCTTTTCTTTTACAGCAAGCTGGGATTTAAGATAAGAGAAGAGTACAAGATATCTACCGGTATTGGTTCGATCTTTAAGTTTGAGAGGATGGAAAAAGAAATTTAG
- a CDS encoding restriction endonuclease, with amino-acid sequence MLPSYDEIRKVMLEYLGDGKERKFPEILDYVAKYFNLSEEELSELLPSGTQTKFVNRVVWARLYLAKAGLIETPRRGYVRITERGLQALKENPPVIDHAYLLKFEEFRNFFYGKRSVVKQAEESSESEELTPLEVIEREMGKLNEALKDELMKKILERPPRFFEKLVLELIVKMGYGGTFEEASKVLGKSGDEGVDGVIKEDLLGLDNIYLQAKRYKPDQTIGRKEIQSFVGALHGKGSRKGIFITTASFTKEAKDYAESLKDIKVILIDGDKLIDYMIKYNLGVRVDRVIEIKKIDLDYFEEV; translated from the coding sequence ATGCTGCCTAGTTATGATGAGATCAGGAAAGTTATGCTGGAATATTTGGGAGACGGTAAGGAGCGGAAGTTTCCCGAGATACTCGATTATGTGGCTAAATACTTTAATCTCAGCGAAGAGGAACTCTCCGAACTCTTGCCCAGCGGGACGCAGACCAAGTTTGTGAATAGAGTCGTATGGGCGAGACTATATTTGGCAAAGGCGGGTTTAATTGAAACGCCTCGAAGGGGTTATGTCAGGATTACTGAACGTGGCTTGCAAGCTTTGAAAGAAAATCCACCGGTTATAGATCATGCATATTTGTTGAAATTCGAAGAGTTCAGAAATTTCTTTTATGGCAAGCGTTCAGTGGTCAAACAGGCTGAAGAATCATCAGAAAGTGAAGAGTTGACACCCTTAGAGGTGATCGAAAGGGAAATGGGAAAACTAAATGAGGCTTTAAAAGATGAGCTTATGAAAAAGATTCTGGAACGCCCACCCCGCTTTTTTGAAAAGCTGGTTTTGGAACTTATTGTTAAAATGGGGTATGGTGGTACTTTTGAAGAGGCCAGTAAAGTGCTTGGGAAAAGTGGTGATGAAGGCGTTGATGGCGTTATAAAGGAAGACTTATTGGGTCTTGATAACATTTATCTTCAGGCGAAAAGATATAAACCCGACCAGACTATCGGGAGGAAAGAGATACAAAGCTTTGTCGGGGCACTTCACGGGAAAGGTTCCAGAAAGGGAATTTTTATAACAACTGCGAGTTTCACAAAGGAAGCGAAGGATTATGCTGAGAGTCTTAAAGACATTAAAGTGATTCTTATAGACGGCGACAAGTTGATTGATTACATGATCAAATACAACTTAGGTGTGCGGGTTGACAGGGTTATTGAAATTAAGAAAATTGATTTGGATTACTTTGAGGAAGTTTAG
- a CDS encoding M48 family metallopeptidase: MEGEINYILIYRKVKHPRIEVYRDAVKVIVPRNSSMQVDEFVKGHLDWIKRKIDYFRELENIADNLSSHPRDDLKGVVDFYIGECVEFLGVSPRKVFFRKMRKYWGSCNSKKGHIIFNKDLIYLPDDLVRYVVIHEMCHLVEGNHSKRFWQLVEKLDRDFREKEKLLTCYRIKLDKAGSRV, from the coding sequence ATGGAAGGGGAAATTAATTACATTTTGATTTACAGGAAAGTAAAACATCCACGGATTGAGGTTTATAGAGACGCGGTGAAAGTGATTGTACCGAGAAATAGCTCGATGCAGGTTGACGAGTTTGTAAAGGGCCATTTAGATTGGATTAAAAGGAAAATAGATTATTTTAGGGAACTGGAAAATATCGCAGATAACTTGAGCTCTCACCCGAGGGATGACCTAAAGGGTGTGGTCGATTTTTATATTGGAGAGTGCGTCGAATTTTTGGGAGTTTCGCCAAGGAAGGTCTTTTTTAGAAAGATGAGGAAGTATTGGGGAAGTTGTAACTCTAAAAAGGGGCACATCATCTTTAATAAGGATTTAATTTACTTGCCAGATGATTTGGTGAGATATGTTGTGATCCATGAGATGTGCCACTTAGTTGAAGGTAACCACAGTAAAAGATTTTGGCAGTTGGTAGAAAAATTGGACAGGGATTTCAGGGAAAAGGAGAAGCTCTTAACCTGCTACAGGATTAAACTGGATAAGGCGGGAAGTAGAGTTTAA
- a CDS encoding HsdR family type I site-specific deoxyribonuclease — protein MYLEKKLVEDWAIEKLKEHGWNYIEPQNLPRESIEEPLLVENLKRKILEINKDVEFTEEDLKTVINKLKFAHTDQNGHKEILSFFKYGVPIKLEKDKVVKYVQLFDFKNIHNNEFVFSNQVQFWGRDKIRVDLLLFVNGIPLVNIECKNPYTAKSDYYSAYKQIKRYEQTVPELYKYVQIGIGLAEKVKYFPIVPWLEDVKQEVWRSEFKSDDEAIFEMLSPNLLLDIVKNFLFVREFRGEMTKVIGRYMQYRAVNKIYQRVMDNLAGKTDKNRGLIWHWQGSGKTLTMIFAAHKLYFELGKPTIFFIVDRRELERQFSDELSALDLHFGFKKIESISALKDVLTHDNNRGERGAFLTLIHKFNLKEEFLLDQIGEVNQRKDIICFLDEVHRTQYGILAGKLRTILANAFFFGFTGTPIALKDRNTYKEFGFLRDDDPELYLDRYFIDEAERDGFVVPIVYELRKEEVNLKEQDLDWYLKRVDVDDIAEESELRDLETAVRKRINEITVFLENPKNIRQICEDIAQHYKEHFDGKFKGLIVTGSRKACVRFKRILDEYLDPKYSEVVMTFGGEDEEIKEFVRVQTERFGTSDDVEIANQITEKFKKEEYPKLLIVTDMLITGFDEPKLAVLYLYKILKNHRLLQTIARVNRPHEEKAAGLLVDYVGIFKYIEEALSAYAVEDINIIRQKVIDTDVAWEQFLSIFERLKGMFWGLVGDFSRESFDRAIEILRTRGDEFSLLYRELRRKFEFLSTDRRMVNFLDGYKWFSFLYEFYKKLLRPDINEGNLEKYFNRTISLIHDLIEPSGLRREKPAVIDFETIKALKSSNLAETQKYVGILNNLKYMVVIKSRNPIYKSIAERVKELVERWQAGVDISQLRKDIDGVLKFIEDKERERGESKLSDVEFGMKLVLENEGVVESNEAEELARQIYARVRGRLYPGWDQNPAVSKNVERDLRMYLAELRPKYKIPYEGFEKLYNRIFEVLTYYGRGN, from the coding sequence ATGTATTTAGAGAAGAAACTTGTGGAAGATTGGGCGATTGAGAAACTTAAGGAGCATGGATGGAACTATATTGAACCTCAAAATCTCCCACGAGAAAGCATTGAGGAGCCTCTCCTCGTTGAGAACTTGAAGAGGAAAATTTTGGAGATCAACAAAGATGTGGAGTTTACGGAAGAGGACTTAAAGACCGTCATCAATAAACTCAAATTTGCCCACACCGATCAAAACGGGCACAAAGAAATTCTAAGCTTCTTTAAGTATGGAGTCCCAATAAAGTTGGAAAAGGATAAGGTTGTAAAGTATGTTCAACTTTTTGACTTTAAAAACATTCACAACAATGAATTTGTCTTTTCAAACCAGGTTCAATTTTGGGGGAGAGACAAAATCCGCGTGGACCTTCTGCTTTTCGTGAACGGTATTCCTCTTGTGAACATCGAATGCAAAAATCCCTATACGGCAAAGTCGGATTACTATTCTGCATACAAGCAAATCAAGAGATACGAACAGACCGTTCCAGAACTTTACAAATATGTCCAAATCGGAATAGGTCTTGCTGAAAAGGTTAAATATTTTCCCATTGTCCCATGGCTTGAGGATGTGAAACAGGAAGTCTGGAGGTCGGAGTTCAAGAGCGATGATGAGGCTATCTTTGAAATGCTGAGTCCCAATTTGCTTTTGGATATTGTCAAAAACTTCCTTTTTGTTCGGGAATTCAGGGGCGAAATGACTAAGGTTATCGGGAGGTATATGCAATATCGAGCGGTTAATAAGATTTACCAAAGGGTAATGGATAATTTGGCGGGGAAGACCGACAAAAACAGGGGATTAATCTGGCATTGGCAAGGGTCTGGAAAGACTTTAACGATGATTTTCGCTGCCCATAAACTCTACTTTGAGCTTGGTAAACCTACTATATTTTTCATTGTGGATAGGCGGGAATTGGAAAGGCAATTTAGTGATGAGTTAAGCGCTTTGGATTTGCATTTCGGTTTTAAAAAGATAGAGAGTATTAGCGCCTTAAAGGATGTTTTGACGCATGACAACAACCGTGGGGAACGAGGTGCTTTCTTAACGCTTATTCATAAATTCAACCTAAAAGAGGAATTTTTACTGGACCAAATTGGAGAGGTTAATCAGAGGAAGGACATCATTTGTTTCCTGGATGAGGTGCACAGGACTCAGTATGGAATCTTGGCAGGGAAATTGAGAACTATTTTGGCAAACGCCTTCTTCTTTGGATTTACTGGAACACCAATTGCTCTCAAGGACAGGAATACCTACAAAGAATTTGGCTTTTTAAGGGATGACGATCCGGAACTTTATTTAGACAGGTATTTCATTGATGAGGCCGAAAGGGATGGTTTTGTTGTCCCCATCGTTTACGAGTTGAGAAAGGAAGAGGTTAACTTAAAAGAGCAAGACCTGGATTGGTACTTGAAAAGGGTGGATGTAGATGATATTGCGGAGGAAAGCGAGCTTAGGGATCTGGAAACAGCGGTAAGAAAAAGAATTAATGAGATCACCGTATTCCTGGAAAATCCTAAAAATATCCGGCAAATTTGCGAAGACATTGCACAGCACTATAAAGAACATTTTGATGGGAAGTTCAAGGGATTGATTGTTACGGGAAGTCGGAAGGCCTGTGTAAGATTTAAGAGGATTTTGGATGAATATTTAGACCCCAAATACAGTGAAGTTGTGATGACCTTTGGAGGAGAGGATGAGGAGATAAAGGAGTTTGTTCGTGTACAAACCGAGCGATTTGGCACTTCAGATGATGTTGAAATCGCAAATCAAATTACTGAGAAATTCAAAAAGGAGGAGTACCCCAAGCTTCTTATTGTAACGGATATGCTGATAACGGGTTTCGACGAGCCGAAGCTTGCTGTTCTATACCTTTACAAGATTTTGAAGAATCACAGGCTACTGCAAACCATTGCCAGGGTGAATAGACCTCACGAGGAGAAGGCCGCAGGGCTTTTAGTTGATTATGTTGGAATTTTTAAGTATATTGAGGAGGCTCTAAGTGCTTACGCCGTTGAAGACATAAATATCATAAGACAAAAGGTCATTGATACAGATGTAGCCTGGGAACAATTTCTCTCAATATTTGAGCGGTTAAAAGGAATGTTTTGGGGTTTGGTCGGAGATTTTAGTAGGGAGAGTTTTGACAGGGCCATCGAGATTTTAAGGACAAGAGGGGATGAGTTTAGCTTATTGTATAGGGAATTGAGAAGGAAGTTTGAATTTCTAAGTACCGATAGAAGAATGGTGAATTTTCTTGATGGGTACAAGTGGTTTTCTTTCCTATACGAGTTTTACAAGAAGCTTTTGAGGCCGGATATCAACGAGGGAAATTTGGAGAAGTATTTTAACAGGACTATTAGTTTAATCCACGATTTGATTGAACCCTCTGGTCTTCGGAGGGAAAAGCCGGCGGTTATCGATTTTGAAACTATCAAAGCACTTAAGTCTTCGAATTTAGCGGAAACCCAGAAGTATGTTGGAATTTTGAACAATTTGAAATACATGGTGGTTATAAAATCTCGGAATCCCATTTATAAGAGCATTGCGGAAAGAGTAAAAGAATTGGTAGAAAGGTGGCAAGCAGGTGTGGATATATCCCAGCTCCGTAAAGATATTGATGGTGTACTGAAGTTCATTGAGGATAAAGAAAGGGAGAGGGGGGAATCGAAACTCAGTGATGTGGAATTTGGAATGAAGTTGGTTTTAGAGAATGAAGGGGTTGTTGAGAGTAATGAAGCTGAAGAGCTTGCCAGGCAAATCTATGCAAGGGTTAGAGGTAGGCTTTATCCAGGTTGGGATCAAAATCCAGCAGTTTCAAAAAATGTTGAGAGAGACTTGAGGATGTATCTTGCCGAATTGAGACCAAAATATAAGATTCCTTATGAAGGTTTTGAAAAACTTTACAATAGGATTTTTGAGGTGTTAACCTACTATGGAAGGGGAAATTAA
- a CDS encoding restriction endonuclease subunit S, whose translation MKSTWPTKKLGEIAEIYSGGRSGITKKDYVERGFPAFSAAGQDGFTKEAYDSGFAVILSSIGSRCGKCFYAEGEWTALANTQIIKFENPVTAKFMYYYLNDENKWPKTGTGQPFISPSFVKNLIVPLPPLPIQQKIVKILDTVQSAVEIHDKIIEKTKELKKSLMAELFKYGGPSFRKGRKLKETEIGEIPEDWEVVRLGEVCKIYQPKTITLKEISESGPYKVYGANGVIGYFTKYNHEESEVLVTCRGSTCGTINLSEPKSWITGNAMVVHPISKDLFKMFLYYLLLNLDLSEVISGSGQPQITIRSLSPFKIPLPTLPEQQEIAEILQTIDQKIEIEQKKKELYEELFKTLLNKIMNQEIDVDSLDLSELEN comes from the coding sequence ATGAAATCAACTTGGCCAACAAAAAAATTAGGAGAGATTGCAGAAATTTATTCAGGGGGGAGAAGCGGAATTACCAAAAAAGATTATGTAGAAAGAGGATTTCCAGCTTTTAGTGCTGCGGGGCAAGATGGTTTCACTAAAGAAGCGTACGATTCTGGTTTTGCTGTAATTCTTTCTTCTATAGGATCAAGATGTGGAAAATGTTTTTATGCTGAAGGAGAATGGACAGCTCTGGCTAATACGCAAATTATAAAATTTGAAAATCCAGTAACTGCTAAATTTATGTATTATTACCTTAATGATGAGAATAAATGGCCTAAAACAGGGACTGGACAACCATTTATTTCTCCCTCTTTTGTTAAAAATTTAATAGTACCCCTTCCTCCTCTTCCCATCCAACAAAAAATCGTGAAGATTCTTGATACTGTTCAATCTGCTGTGGAGATTCACGATAAGATTATTGAAAAGACGAAAGAACTTAAAAAGAGCCTGATGGCAGAACTTTTTAAGTATGGCGGCCCATCCTTTAGAAAAGGAAGAAAATTAAAGGAAACTGAAATCGGAGAGATTCCAGAGGATTGGGAAGTGGTGAGGCTGGGGGAGGTTTGTAAAATTTATCAACCTAAAACAATCACCTTGAAAGAGATCTCAGAATCGGGTCCTTATAAAGTATATGGAGCAAATGGGGTAATTGGATATTTCACAAAATATAATCACGAAGAATCGGAAGTTTTAGTAACTTGTAGAGGATCAACTTGCGGAACTATAAATCTATCAGAGCCTAAGTCTTGGATTACAGGTAATGCAATGGTTGTCCATCCGATTTCTAAAGATCTCTTTAAAATGTTTTTATATTATCTGCTACTCAACTTGGATTTATCCGAAGTAATCTCAGGAAGTGGACAACCGCAAATTACTATAAGGTCTCTCTCTCCTTTCAAAATCCCTCTTCCCACTCTCCCTGAACAGCAGGAGATTGCGGAGATTCTTCAAACCATCGACCAAAAGATCGAGATTGAACAAAAGAAGAAAGAACTTTATGAAGAGTTGTTTAAGACTCTTCTGAATAAGATTATGAATCAGGAAATAGATGTTGATTCGTTAGACCTTAGTGAGTTGGAAAATTAA
- a CDS encoding AAA family ATPase: protein MIHIKELYIKNFRSIEEEKIEFNKGLNILVGPNNAGKSNIMEAIDLLLGDVYLPNFEPSTDHFFNGEENREIIIEASLEGNELASINPDFNSLVAVRYKFSKQNGGSFEVRIGEQWKQKYNKPFGYYWDFEKKLFFLRVKSLRNIMEIAPIRWKSPLKYFKEIIIKKAQKEKLDEVISIIDEAKKKLTDIDEVKKIISDLEKISKDQTDIKKIVLSPSSTKYSDFLSEMKILIDDGYISEVIKKGLGTQNLIIISLFRVMAKYLRDEEKKFIIYGIDEPEIGLHPHSQRQLIFSLKNLSEYSQVIITTHSDHLIDITQIDNIIRVGKEDSKTKHYKINLSSQEKKILEIHGRNLEEIFFAKRVLVVEGDTEEGFFSEVSKKILEKTKEGEKEVEINYSFDYNSVSVLNSRGDTIWFFIKLLKSLNIPFIVLIDEDKLNDTQQFLKKLEENNLIETEEKFQLEPLNSEDLKNKLRNYNIFIHQPFEKMIAVNSNNDTLRKIINAINFVKKHWGYEVNDKDLKTENDNLKEKVFELLKNNKRWRIGKAIAQELEPDEIPDAYIEIIKKVSKL, encoded by the coding sequence ATGATTCACATAAAAGAATTATATATTAAAAACTTTAGGTCTATAGAGGAAGAAAAAATAGAGTTTAATAAAGGATTAAATATTCTTGTTGGCCCAAATAATGCAGGTAAATCAAATATAATGGAAGCAATAGATCTTTTATTGGGTGACGTGTATCTGCCTAATTTTGAGCCATCTACAGACCATTTCTTTAATGGCGAAGAAAATCGAGAAATTATAATAGAAGCTTCCCTTGAGGGTAATGAGCTTGCATCAATCAATCCTGATTTTAATTCATTAGTTGCTGTAAGATATAAATTTTCAAAGCAAAATGGCGGCTCATTTGAAGTTAGAATTGGCGAACAATGGAAGCAAAAATATAATAAACCCTTTGGATATTATTGGGATTTTGAAAAGAAATTATTTTTTCTAAGGGTGAAATCTTTAAGAAATATCATGGAAATTGCTCCAATAAGATGGAAGTCTCCATTAAAATATTTTAAAGAAATAATTATTAAAAAAGCTCAGAAAGAAAAATTGGATGAGGTAATATCAATTATAGATGAAGCAAAGAAGAAATTAACAGATATTGATGAAGTTAAAAAAATAATTTCTGATTTAGAAAAAATTTCTAAAGACCAAACAGATATTAAAAAGATTGTACTCTCGCCATCTTCAACTAAATATTCCGATTTTTTAAGTGAAATGAAAATTTTAATAGATGACGGTTATATTTCTGAGGTCATTAAGAAAGGATTAGGTACGCAGAATTTAATTATTATCTCGCTGTTTAGAGTAATGGCAAAATACCTTAGAGATGAGGAGAAAAAATTTATAATTTATGGAATTGATGAACCAGAAATTGGTTTACACCCCCATAGCCAGAGACAATTGATATTTTCTCTTAAAAATCTTTCTGAGTACTCTCAAGTCATTATAACTACACACTCCGATCATTTAATCGATATAACTCAAATCGATAATATTATTAGAGTTGGTAAAGAAGATAGCAAAACAAAACATTATAAAATAAACCTTTCTTCTCAAGAAAAGAAAATTTTAGAAATACATGGCCGTAATTTAGAGGAAATATTTTTTGCTAAAAGAGTTTTAGTTGTGGAAGGAGACACCGAGGAAGGATTTTTTAGTGAAGTTTCTAAAAAGATTTTGGAGAAAACAAAAGAGGGTGAAAAAGAAGTTGAGATAAATTACTCTTTTGATTATAATTCTGTTTCTGTTCTTAATAGTAGAGGTGATACCATCTGGTTTTTTATCAAGCTTTTGAAAAGTCTTAATATTCCATTTATTGTTCTTATAGATGAGGACAAGCTTAACGATACACAGCAATTTCTTAAAAAATTAGAAGAAAATAATCTTATTGAAACTGAAGAAAAATTTCAATTAGAACCTCTCAATAGTGAAGATTTAAAAAATAAATTAAGAAATTACAATATTTTTATACATCAACCCTTCGAGAAAATGATTGCTGTAAATTCTAATAATGACACATTACGTAAAATAATAAATGCTATTAATTTTGTAAAAAAGCATTGGGGATATGAGGTTAATGACAAGGATTTAAAAACAGAAAACGATAATTTAAAAGAAAAGGTTTTTGAATTGCTGAAAAATAATAAAAGATGGAGAATTGGAAAAGCTATCGCTCAAGAACTTGAACCTGATGAAATACCTGATGCTTATATTGAAATAATTAAAAAAGTTTCAAAGTTATGA